A stretch of Melospiza georgiana isolate bMelGeo1 unplaced genomic scaffold, bMelGeo1.pri scaffold_29, whole genome shotgun sequence DNA encodes these proteins:
- the LOC131096348 gene encoding serine/threonine-protein kinase pim-1-like produces the protein MHSSKRGHCCARVQESGLCIWAQGCKVPVFGQTEGLSPGRAGLERGARGASGERTRGRTAPGRAMPPARPRPRAGLPRARPRPSRRGLASARLWPRWLWRCWAGISAWGGGGIAAFCLRLARARPQTRRRVRCRPRPRPRPRPWPRLLPGPAEHTRGAAAPAASAAASPARAPPLGSAAAGPEPPVPRSRERTPGHGRPGAGEGRSGVIAGPGPSADSRVPPAGTAQEALQERYRLGSLLGRGGFGRVFAATRLSDGAPVAIKRVPRNRVRHWGELPDGASAPLEVVLLAKVSTGFPGVVQLLEWFELPNCIVMVLERPEQCQDLQRFIRARRFLPEEVARELFRQVLEAVRHCTSCGVLHRDIKPENILVDLDTGHAKLIDFGCGTYLQDTVYTHFAGTLSYSPPEWNDFGWYHGEPATIWSLGILLHQMVCGEHPFRRGQNLSWGQLPLPQRLSQECKDLIRWCLSVNSLDRPALEDLFCDPWIWDIPLP, from the exons ATGCACAGCAGCAAGCGAGGGCATTGCTGTGCCAGagtgcaggagtcagggctctgcatctgggctcagggctgcaaAGTTCCCGTGTTTGGGCAGACggaggggctgtccccggggcgcGCGGGGCTCGAACGTGGGGCTCGTGGGGCGAGCGGGGAACGGACACGGGGACGAACGGCCCCG ggCCGGGCcatgcccccggcccgcccccggccccgggcggggctgccccgtgcccggccccggccgtccCGCCGCGGTCTCGCCTCCGCTCGGCTCTGGCCGCGCTggctgtggcgctgctgggCGGGCATCAGTGCCTGGGGCGGGGGCGGCATCGCCGCCTTTTGCCTCCGCCTGGCCCGAGCCCGGCCCCAGACCCGACGCAGGGTCCGGTGCCGACCACGACCCcgaccccggccccggccctggccccggctcctcccggggcCCGCGGAGCACACACgcggcgcggccgctcccgccgcctccgctGCGGCTTCCCCGGCCCGAGCTCCGCCCctcggcagcgcggccgccggccccgagcctcCCGTGCCGCGTTCCCGGGAGCGAACGCCGGGGCAtggccggcccggggcgggtGAGGGGCGCTCGGGGGTCATTGCTGGCCCCGGGCCGAGCGCTGACAGCCGCGTCCCGCCCGCAGGGACGGcgcaggaggccctgcaggagcgGTACCGGCTGGGATCGCTGCTGGGGCGCGGCGGCTTCGGCAGAGTCTTCGCGGCCACGAGGCTCTCGGACGGCGCCCCG GTGGCCATCAAAAGGGTGCCACGGAACCGCGTCCGGCACTGGGGCGAGCTG CCCGACGGCGCCAGCGCACCCCTGGAGGtcgtgctgctggccaaggtgtCCACTGGCTTCCCCGGTGTggtccagctgctggagtggTTCGAGCTCCCCAACTGCATCGTGATGGTGCTGGAGCGGCCAGAGCAGTGTCAGGACCTGCAGCGTTTCATTCGGGCACGGCGGTTCCTGCCCGAGGAGGTGGCGCGGGAGCTGTTCcgccaggtgctggaggccgtgcggcactgcaccagctgcggggtcctgcacagggacatcaAGCCAGAGAACATCCTGGTTGACCTGGACACCGGCCATGCCAAACTCATTGACTTTGGCTGTGGCACCTACCTGCAGGACACAGTCTACACTCACTTTGCAG GAACACTGTCCTACAGCCCCCCAGAATGGAACGACTTTGGCTGGTACCACGGCGAGCCAGCTAccatctggtccctgggcatcctgctgCACCAGATGGTCTGCGGGGAGCACCCTTTCAGGAGGGGCCAGAACCTCAGCTGGGGCCAGCTCCCGCTGCCACAACGGCTCTCTCAAG AGTGCAAAGACCTGATCAGGTGGTGTTTATCCGTGAACTCCTTGGACAGACCCGCACTGGAAGACCTGTTCTGTGATCCTTGGATATGGGATATTCCTCTGCCATAG